From Drosophila yakuba strain Tai18E2 chromosome 2L, Prin_Dyak_Tai18E2_2.1, whole genome shotgun sequence, one genomic window encodes:
- the LOC6527234 gene encoding uncharacterized protein LOC6527234 isoform X2, with protein MHHPPGRQTARRRRSSTTLAVKEGSPPSRTYHLPAMLIILLVLVQNFELHMCRQLMVYPATDKRSPDKLLSIGGSAAGEVTLPEANTPADDKRAGGSRSAPSQPEEIFSAPADEGYDEYPMVVPKRAALLLDRLMVALHHALEQERSEQRIGDFFGDRNILGGKFGESHNGMEPHQIREDGMYSDDDSGTMLDYDFKDLNQINRATGETRRAGADRSGTSTHSGSPAGSRRIQPSGSGGGRAYWRCYFNAVSCF; from the exons ATGCATCATCCACCTGGTCGCCAAACAGCCAGGAGGAGGCGGAGTTCCACGACTCTTGCCGTCAAAGAGGGCTCTCCACCAAGCAGAACCTATCACCTACCAGCCATGTTGATTATCCTGCTCGTGCTCGTCCAGAACTTTGAGCTGCACATGTGCCGGCAATTGATGGTGTATCCGGCCACCGACAAACGATCCCCCGACAAGCTGCTCTCCATCGGCGGCAGTGCAGCCGGAGAGGTGACACTGCCGGAGGCCAACACTCCGGCGGATGACAAGCGGGCGGGCGGTTCCAGGTCGGCCCCCAGCCAGCCGGAGGAGATTTTCAGTGCCCCAGCCGATGAGGGCTACGACGAGTATCCG ATGGTGGTGCCCAAGCGAGCCGCATTACTTTTGGATCGACTGATGGTTGCTTTGCACCATGCCCTCGAACAGGAAAGAAGTGAGCAACGAATTGGCGATTTCTTTGGGGATCGAAACATATTGGGTGGTAAATTCGGGGAGTCCCACAACGGAATGGAGCCACATCAAATAAGAGAGGATG GCATGTACAGCGACGACGATTCGGGCACAATGTTGGATTATGATTTCAAAGATTTGAACCAGATCAATCGCGCCACTGGCGAAACA AGAAGAGCGGGCGCAGATCGATCTGGGACGTCCACCCACTCCGGTTCTCCAGCTGGTTCCCGGCGTATCCAGCCATCCGGATCCGGCGGTGGCCGAGCGTACTGGCGTTGCTATTTCAATGCCGTCAGCTGCTTCTGA
- the LOC6527234 gene encoding uncharacterized protein LOC6527234 isoform X1, translating into MHHPPGRQTARRRRSSTTLAVKEGSPPSRTYHLPAMLIILLVLVQNFELHMCRQLMVYPATDKRSPDKLLSIGGSAAGEVTLPEANTPADDKRAGGSRSAPSQPEEIFSAPADEGYDEYPMVVPKRAALLLDRLMVALHHALEQERSEQRIGDFFGDRNILGGKFGESHNGMEPHQIREDGMYSDDDSGTMLDYDFKDLNQINRATGETLMPKSFQRRAGADRSGTSTHSGSPAGSRRIQPSGSGGGRAYWRCYFNAVSCF; encoded by the exons ATGCATCATCCACCTGGTCGCCAAACAGCCAGGAGGAGGCGGAGTTCCACGACTCTTGCCGTCAAAGAGGGCTCTCCACCAAGCAGAACCTATCACCTACCAGCCATGTTGATTATCCTGCTCGTGCTCGTCCAGAACTTTGAGCTGCACATGTGCCGGCAATTGATGGTGTATCCGGCCACCGACAAACGATCCCCCGACAAGCTGCTCTCCATCGGCGGCAGTGCAGCCGGAGAGGTGACACTGCCGGAGGCCAACACTCCGGCGGATGACAAGCGGGCGGGCGGTTCCAGGTCGGCCCCCAGCCAGCCGGAGGAGATTTTCAGTGCCCCAGCCGATGAGGGCTACGACGAGTATCCG ATGGTGGTGCCCAAGCGAGCCGCATTACTTTTGGATCGACTGATGGTTGCTTTGCACCATGCCCTCGAACAGGAAAGAAGTGAGCAACGAATTGGCGATTTCTTTGGGGATCGAAACATATTGGGTGGTAAATTCGGGGAGTCCCACAACGGAATGGAGCCACATCAAATAAGAGAGGATG GCATGTACAGCGACGACGATTCGGGCACAATGTTGGATTATGATTTCAAAGATTTGAACCAGATCAATCGCGCCACTGGCGAAACA TTAATGCCAAAGAGCTTTCAGAGAAGAGCGGGCGCAGATCGATCTGGGACGTCCACCCACTCCGGTTCTCCAGCTGGTTCCCGGCGTATCCAGCCATCCGGATCCGGCGGTGGCCGAGCGTACTGGCGTTGCTATTTCAATGCCGTCAGCTGCTTCTGA
- the LOC6527235 gene encoding uncharacterized protein LOC6527235, producing MRAYYTAKDMRKYGDLSYESKYLLDPKFMTKRDLQQYYRYYNMNKNRGQFKKVVIVIFALCVFSYLCVDYNLRTKLLRFRDGFDFMARIEDHYGGNVTTAYFVDTTGCRMPHFEVTDDTIAQFMFKPRPYSCNRALIRTSDTVPGQLHLNLEPSELLTYYNISDLSSVNCNYTEVKRKTDARNTYSPAVSFKLDKVMKLPLSPEFICMWCYDSLDKLFYKDCHFFAVDKPKIRPPLKTGTDRVSFNKSKEEQERLSVMILGMDSLSHLNFLRQMRRTANYIRKHLSHVELWGYNKVGDNTFPNLVPLLSGLEDQELNLACTPKTLRSYDRCSFIWKRYQQLGYRSIFAEDVAMLSAFNYNQNGFRKQPTEYYLRPMIMEMEKTVAFKKDLNMHLCMGSRRTADVLLEYMRKLVPRLSRDLYFSFFWTVALTHDYFNFPSLLDEAMLQQLTQLQDSGVLNRTVVMFLSDHGLRWGSFRRTYQGMMEERQPLMMLLYPPWMNERYPEAIANLRLNARRLTTPFDVHATMLQLLNLHNLEADQLLRRSTEMDEPDSTLPRGISLFLPIPAARTCEQAGIAAHWCTCHQRQELQTNDPRVQRAARYLVRLINNRLKDSTQCRTLYLNSILQALIAAPHSKIVKNISTDYAVDITLRLQTKPGLGVFESTVRMTGYTTVLTGTISRLNLYGSQSYCLNDPALKMFCYCHR from the exons ATGCGTGCCTACTACACGGCAAAGGATATGCGAAAATACGGCGATTTGAGCTATGA AAGCAAGTATCTGCTGGATCCGAAGTTTATGACCAAGAGGGACCTGCAGCAGTACTACCGCTACTACAACATGAACAAGAACCGTGGACAATTCAAGAAGGTTGTGATCGTGATCTTCGCCCTCTGCGTCTTTTCCTACTTGTGTGTGGACTACAATCTCAGGACGAAGCTGCTTCGCTTCCGCGATGGATTCGATTTTATGGCCCGCATCGAGGACCACTATGGTGGAAATGTGACAACCGCCTATTTCGTTGACACCACGGGCTGTCGGATGCCGCACTTCGAGGTCACCGACGACACCATTGCCCAGTTCATGTTCAAGCCGCGTCCGTACAGCTGCAACAGAGCTCTGATCCGGACCAGTGACACGGTGCCCGGTCAGCTGCACCTCAATCTGGAGCCGAGTGAGCTGCTCACATACTACAACATCAGTGATCTGTCGTCCGTAAATTGCAACTATACGGAGGTGAAGCGGAAAACCGATGCACGTAACACTTACAGTCCGGCCGTGAGTTTTAAGCTGGATAAAGTAATGAAACTGCCTCTCAGCCCGGAGTTCATTTGCATGTGGTGCTACGATTCCTTGGACAAACTCTTCTACAAGGACTGCCACTTTTTTGCAGTCGATAAGCCAAAGATAAGGCCTCCACTGAAAACTGGAACCGATAGGGTGAGCTTCAACAAGAGcaaggaggagcaggaacGGCTTTCCGTAATGATACTCGGCATGGATAGCCTATCGCATCTAAATTTCCTACGCCAGATGCGCCGCACAGCGAACTACATCCGAAAGCATCTGTCCCACGTGGAACTTTGGGGCTACAACAAGGTGGGCGACAATACCTTTCCAAATCTCGTGCCCCTGCTGAGCGGCCTGGAAGACCAGGAACTGAATCTGGCCTGCACGCCGAAAACATTGCGATCCTATGATAGATGCTCGTTCATTTGGAAACGCTACCAGCAGCTGGGCTATCGCTCCATTTTCGCCGAGGATGTGGCAATGCTCTCGGCTTTCAACTACAATCAAAATGGGTTCCGAAAGCAGCCCACGGAGTACTATCTGCGACCCATGAtcatggaaatggaaaagacTGTGGCCTTCAAAAAGGACCTCAACATGCACTTGTGCATGGGCAGCCGCAGGACGGCGGATGTACTGCTCGAGTACATGCGGAAACTGGTGCCCCGATTGAGCAGGGATCTTTACTTTTCATTCTTCTGGACGGTGGCGCTAACCCATGACTACTTTAATTTCCCCTCACTACTGGATGAGGCCATGCTGCAACAGTTGACGCAGCTGCAAGATTCCGGAGTCCTTAATCGCACGGTGGTAATGTTTCTATCCGATCACGGCCTAAGATGGGGTTCCTTTCGGCGCACCTACCAGGGCATGATGGAGGAGCGCCAGCCCCTAATGATGCTATTGTATCCGCCATGGATGAACGAGCGCTATCCGGAGGCCATTGCGAATCTTAGGTTAAATGCCCGCCGGCTAACCACACCGTTTGATGTGCACGCGACGATGTTGCAGCTCCTCAACCTACACAATCTGGAGGCGGATCAGTTGCTACGCAGATCAACCGAGATGGACGAGCCGGACAGCACGCTGCCCAGAGGCATCAGCCTATTTCTGCCCATCCCGGCTGCTCGGACCTGCGAGCAGGCGGGCATCGCTGCCCACTGGTGCACCTGCCACCAGCGTCAGGAGCTGCAGACAAACGATCCGCGTGTCCAGCGGGCAGCGCGTTATCTGGTGCGCCTGATCAACAACCGACTGAAGGATAGCACGCAGTGCAGGACCCTATACCTGAACTCCATACTCCAGGCTCTTATTGCGGCGCCGCACTCGAAAATCGTGAAGAACATTTCCACGGACTACGCGGTGGACATCACCCTGCGACTGCAGACGAAGCCCGGGCTAGGAGTTTTCGAGTCCACGGTGCGGATGACGGGCTACACGACCGTTCTCACGGGCACCATCAGTCGGCTGAATCTGTACGGAAGCCAGAGCTACTGTCTCAACGATCCGGCTCTAAAGATGTTCTGCTATTGCCACAGATAA
- the LOC6527236 gene encoding GATOR complex protein Wdr59: MPPTETLRPGERGTAGGSGAGAPEQTYIIRQSNKYYEHRDSQATAMSVDYSGQWVLLAGRGHLALQRLGQDDGSLRRHERHSKYEVSVAEFAICPSRKEYCAIATSQHIDIVRWGTAEPHYEMSLRGHTRTVTDIDWHGKDPNLLVSCSIDTFSHIWDLREPRKPALSLNAVCMSGATQVGFNRVSGNLLAAAHDGDLRIWDIRKGSCPTHYITAHLNRVHGINWSHKRETCLATASQDGTVKYFDVCNPRRAEKIITTMSPVWRARYTPIGNGLVSIVVPHLGRGENSLLLWSNSKQTDPICSFVGHTDVILDFAWRPNRESSNEIELVTWSRDRTLRVWKIDDNMLKLCEPSADEVESRFEPDLSELRVPTPPEFLHPRSILVAASLPISTGDGTCNTLPMARSPSFGGGYYRREEPHIARSLTDQPTCSLHHEFSLLNTNMPHVEVDTLDAIKRYACFKICAGGHTVILQVTFTTSYPSPSAPPDFQLCQGTTLSSEVSGVLLKVLRCNALQRVKKSRTCLEQCLRALVAAMKKKVAAVGGADRSQLLLQSPRLEGALSSTLHDACIPYPRTSGVHFNATGMLTTFAQPVNNKRLTLRPHTAMTPRTFSSINGSGLLGNVMVTAQREANASFYLQERMISGKPGKQRAIRQMNGSPVVHVYDTSSLLHISRRMAREFSLDKSNIAETCRRNGEICRQHGRLDLVPVWLLAELIATPQVPHETLNELLFYKDPFKKSLLESLIMHYAISGDIQTAVLLACLFDKCPPGGGAIMEKTVRLPPQLNSQISPYHTVLPLDVKSSSSSKTWQQLKQLRSNSWSDSLDLEMKQIQSDAYACSLIRRAKMPLFDQFKRAYAEILFGWQLLSKRALVLKHTQNTPPPVQGVEFVTECRTCAKPKRTPKCEPCKRPVLFCVLCRLPVKGAANACLACGHGGHIDHMMQWFEKHKVCATCGCKCLERTSELLALLS, encoded by the exons ATGCCGCCCACGGAGACGCTGCGTCCGGGAGAACGCGGAACAGCAGGgggatcaggagcaggagcaccCGAACAAACGTACATCATTAGGCAGAGCAACAAATACTATGAACACCGAGATTCCCAGGCCACCGCCATGTCGGTTGATTACTCGGGGCAGTGGGTGCTCCTCGCGGGTCGTGGTCACCTGGCACTGCAGCGTTTGGGACAGGACGATGGATCACTGCGGCGACATGAGAGGCATTCCAAGTACGAGGTGTCCGTAGCAGAATTCGCCATATGTCCCAGTCGTAAAGAATACTGCGCCATAGCG ACTAGCCAGCATATAGACATCGTTCGCTGGGGCACTGCGGAACCCCACTACGAGATGTCCTTGCGTGGACATACTCGCACAGTGACTGATATTGATTGGCATGGCAAGGATCCGAACCTGTTGGTCAGCTGCTCCATAGACACCTTCTCTCATATTTGGGACTTAAGGGAGCCCAGGAAACCGGCCTTGTCCTTGAACGCCGTGTGCATGT CTGGTGCTACCCAAGTGGGATTCAACCGCGTTTCGGGAAACCTTTTGGCTGCTGCCCATGATGGGGATTTGCGCATCTGGGACATTCGCAAGGGTAGTTGCCCCACACACTATATCACGGCACATTTGAATAGGGTGCATGGCATCAATTGGAGCCACAAAAGGGAGACCTGTTTGGCAACCGCCAGTCAGGATGGGACGGTCAAGTACTTTGATGTGTGTAATCCTCGCAGGGCCGAGAAGATCATTACAACTATGTCGCCAGTGTGGAGAGCAAGATACACG CCTATTGGCAACGGCCTGGTTAGCATTGTGGTGCCTCATTTGGGCCGTGGCGAGAACAGTTTGCTGCTCTGGAGCAACAGCAAGCAAACTGACCCTATTTGTTCTTTTGTGGGGCACACAGATGTCATTCTTGACTTTGCCTGGCGTCCAAATCGTGAGAGCTCCAATGAAATA GAACTGGTCACTTGGTCCAGGGATCGCACGCTGAGAGTGTGGAAGATCGATGATAATATGCTGAAGCTTTGCGAACCGTCTGCGGACGAAGTAGAATCTCGTTTCGAGCCCGATCTCAGTGAGTTAAGAGTGCCTACTCCTCCAGAATTCCTGCATCCACGTTCCATATTGGTTGCCGCTTCGTTGCCCATATCCACGGGTGACGGTACTTGTAACACCTTGCCCATGGCTCGCTCTCCTAGCTTTGGAGGCGGCTACTATCGCAGGGAAGAGCCCCACATTGCCAGATCGCTGACAGATCAACCCACGTGCTCACTGCACCATGAGTTCTCGCTGCTCAACACGAACATGCCTCATGTGGAGGTAGACACGCTAGATGCCATAAAGCGGTACGCCTGCTTCAAGATTTGCGCCGGCGGACACACGGTTATTTTACAAGTGACGTTCACGACATCGTATCCAAGTCCTAGTGCTCCGCCAGACTTTCAGCTTTGCCAAGGAACCACTCTGTCCAGTGAGGTGAGTGGTGTTCTGCTAAAGGTGCTGCGTTGCAATGCATTACAGCGGGTCAAGAAATCCCGCACCTGCCTGGAACAATGTCTACGTGCTCTAGTGGCGGCTATGAAGAAAAAGGTGGCCGCTGTAGGCGGAGCGGATCGCAGCCAACTGCTCTTGCAATCCCCTCGGCTCGAAGGAGCTTTGTCAAGCACCCTGCACGATGCCTGCATTCCATATCCACGGACGTCAGGTGTCCACTTCAATGCCACTGGTATGCTGACCACTTTCGCCCAGCCGGTAAACAACAAAAGGCTGACCCTGCGGCCACACACCGCAATGACTCCGAGGACTTTCTCATCGATTAATGGTAGTGGATTGCTAGGCAATGTGATGGTTACCGCACAGCGGGAGGCAAACGCTTCTTTTTACCTCCAGGAGAGGATGATTTCGGGAAAACCGGGCAAACAGCGAGCCATCCGGCAGATGAATGGAAGTCCGGTTGTTCACGTATACGATACAAGTAGCTTACTCCACATAAGCCGCAGAATGGCTCGGGAGTTCTCTCTCGATAAGAGCAATATTGCAGAAACGTGTCGTAGAAATGGCGAAATCTGTCGCCAGCATGGGCGCTTGGACTTGGTGCCTGTGTGGTTGTTGGCGGAACTGATAGCCACTCCCCAAGTACCTCATGAAACACTCAACGAGCTTCTGTTCTACAAAGATCCCTTCAAGAAATCCCTGCTGGAATCACTAATAATGCATTATGCTATCTCCGGTGACATACAGACTGCTGTGCTGCTGGCCTGTTTGTTTGACAAGTGCCCCCCGGGTGGAGGAGCCATAATGGAGAAGACAGTTCGACTTCCGCCGCAGCTTAACTCGCAAATTTCACCGTATCACACGGTGCTTCCGCTTGACGTCAAGTCATCTTCTTCCTCCAAGACTTGGCAGCAACTAAAGCAACTACGCAGCAACTCTTGGTCCGACTCCCTGGATTTGGAGATGAAGCAAATCCAGTCTGATGCATACGCTTGCTCTTTAATTAGACGTGCTAAGATGCCACTGTTTGATCAATTTAAGCGCGCCTATGCCGAAATATTATTTGGCTGGCAGTTGCTTTCAAAGCGCGCTTTGGTCCTCAAGCACACGCAAAATACACCACCCCCTGTCCAGGGTGTGGAATTTGTTACCGAGTGCAGGACGTGTGCCAAGCCCAAACGGACACCCAAGTGCGAGCCCTGCAAGCGACCCGTGCTCTTTTGCGTCCTCTGCCGTTTGCCTGTAAAAGGAGCAGCCAACGCGTGTCTGGCTTGTGGCCATGGCGGTCACATAGATCACATGATGCAGTGGTTTGAG AAACACAAAGTTTGTGCTACCTGTGGATGCAAGTGCTTGGAGCGCACTTCAGAGCTGCTAGCCCTACTCAGCTGA
- the LOC6527237 gene encoding enhancer of mRNA-decapping protein 4 homolog, whose product MLIALFALAHLPIFRKTSSSASSSPPPSVHRSPRCGKASSAYHPPSADARIRISAPDIHAASGMSNSTDQDKPIAANGNAVEPQEVEVIHFQAQEKQCCRVIRSNKTKVLTSGGVHTRGSSKVKLKNIVDYKWERKYYYPGHLVAVHRDGKHLAYAINVNNKATGMEGMVRVCNIATSVRALIKGMSGEVLDLQFAHTDRERILAVIDVSSLFVYKVDQIEGNLLCNLVLKVEDPIANYVPEYDMVSWCPYVCSSSATVPINDDDDENQLLIWSRSSQFQCFQVKMIVSEHGRGKIQPAALESGYLKIEEDSLITCAALSPDGTTVAAACADGLVRFYQIYLFDVRNHRCLHEWKPHDGKKVCSLFFLDNINKPVEDSYWQHVITTSDANTEIKLWNCSLWECLQTINVVSSSPSSVQPRNFIAGIDRSANYLVLSCLDSLAVYVMQIGSTGIEESDERGSDSEGEACDSSKRIQNVAEFKLSSGILSFSIVNASMRRVKNSIESYYPIEEPDDFDDDSNSTSALVLHMFVVQAKSLQECQIIYQPCVAEKPERSSLSSKRSQTPEDNLLIKEEPESPNSGNVGAVQLDALFAKSAKRASTGSSSAIVAVAAAAAAAPSAILQDATNEAAKSESPQLSSAYPQQVNLMTPDAFSASGTASAAAVFVSTSTTTSIGTDSSTASSGQDRSIDSAVLQTIRMLATVTSKASENPNAEVLLNLMNNTLIEDREQQKLKEKLDARKKFIAIDRNPERNVAENLASGSSSPSREVQEIMATQDDADAYEAELENLDDDDDDEEEELANSSPLPEAVDGTWPIVKLSSHSAELQNAAQIMSQAVQNTNNGNVPPTLGGGHNNNTSVGSNSNNNTATTLNTSNTSSSNNAGGACDGSSGTGELNAKMELLIDLVKAQSKQINKLENEVTKLQKQQEAAVSLHSKQDTSLEPKNLSQLAYKIEMQLSKLMEQYLKRYENEHKKKLTEFLAARDSQNRELRESVLQVLNQYVMNHFTDIIGNVLNMELQRQLLPRVNAKMDQLQAQMQVEIVQKLSVFDKTVKENIAQVCKSKQFLDTFGKSVLIGVQTSLQTAFIESMSSTLIPAYEKSSQNMFKQLHDAFSVGIKDFMVQFNTYLQHMPQPQAGGGNTEEINNKLSMLKQLVESSLHKHRTELTDAMLETQREVKSLEILLARQVQETIRAELRKHMEAQNMAMRSQAATPAPPYDLRDSIKQLLLAGQINKAFHQALLANDLGLVEFTLRHTDSNQAFAPEGCRLEQKVLLSLIQQISADMTNHNELKQRYLNEALLAINMADPITREHAPKVLTELYRNCQQFIKNSPKNSQFSNVRLLMKAIITYRDQLK is encoded by the exons ATGTTAATCGCGCTCTTCGCGCTTGCACACTTGCCAATCTTTCGTAAGACGTCTTCGTCAGCCTCCTCCTCCCCGCCGCCGTCTGTCCACCGGTCGCCAAGGTGTGGCAAAGCGAGTTCCGCGTATCATCCACCGTCAGCAGACGCCCGCATCCGCATTAGTGCTCCGGACATCCACGCAGCATCCGGGATGAGCAACAGCACCGACCAGGACAAGCCGATTGCCGCTAACGGCAATGCGGTGGAGCCTCAGGAGGTGGAAGTCAT CCACTTTCAAGCGCAAGAGAAGCAGTGCTGCCGCGTCATTAGATCCAATAAGACCAAGGTCCTCACGTCCGGCGGCGTTCACACGCGCGGTTCCTCCAAGGTCAAGCTAAAGAACATCGTCGACTACAAGTGGGAGCGCAAGTACTACTATCCAGGTCACCTAGTGGCTGTCCACCGCGATGGCAAGCACCTGGCGTACGCCATTAATG TCAACAACAAAGCCACGGGCATGGAGGGCATGGTGCGCGTCTGCAACATAGCCACCAGTGTGCGAGCCTTGATCAAGGGAATGAGCGGCGAGGTCTTAGATCTGCAGTTTGCCCATACGGACCGTGAACGTATATTGGCAGTGATCGATGTCAGCTCACTGTTTGTCTACAAAGTCGATCAAATCGAAGGCAACCTGCTGTGCAATCTAGTGCTAAAAGTGGAGGACCCTATTGCCAACTATGTTCCGGAGTACGATATGGTCTCCTGGTGTCCCTAtgtctgcagcagcagcgccactGTTCCAATcaacgacgatgacgatgaaaATCAGCTCCTCATTTGGTCGCGGAGCTCTCAATTTCAATGCTTTCAAGTGAAGATGATTGTCTCTGAGCACGGG CGAGGCAAGATCCAACCAGCAGCCTTAGAATCTGGATATCTGAAGATAGAGGAGGACTCGTTGATCACGTGCGCCGCTTTGTCCCCGGATGGCACCACTGTGGCTGCTGCCTGCGCCGATGGCTTGGTTCGCTTCTACCAAATTTATTTGTTCGATGTGCGCAACCATCGTTGCCTGCACGAGTGGAAGCCACATGATGGCAAGAAGGTCTGCTCACTCTTTTTCCTCGACAATATCAACAAGCCTGTTGAAGA TTCCTACTGGCAGCATGTGATCACTACGAGCGATGCCAATACCGAAATAAAACTCTGGAACTGCTCGCTGTGGGAATGCCTCCAAACCATCAACGTGGTGTCAAGTAGTCCGTCGTCTGTGCAGCCCAGAAACTTTATCGCGGGCATTGATCGCAGTGCGAACTATTTGGTGCTATCCTGCCTGGACTCTCTGGCCGTCTATGTAATGCAGATTGGCAGTACTGGCATCGAAGAATCCGATGAAAGAGGTAGCGATAGCGAAGGAGAGGCATGCGACTCTTCCAAACGCATTCAGAATGTGGCCGAATTTAAGCTGAGCTCGGGAATTCTCTCGTTTTCTATTGTAAACGCTAGTATGCGTCGTGTGAAGAATTCTATCGAGAGCTACTATCCTATTGAGGAGCCCGATGACTTCGATGACGATTCCAATTCCACCAGTGCCCTTGTGCTGCACATGTTTGTGGTGCAGGCAAAGAGCCTGCAGGAATGTCAAATAATCTACCAGCCATGCGTGGCTGAAAAACCGGAGCGGAGCAGCCTGAGCAGCAAGCGATCTCAGACGCCGGAAGACAATCTACTAATCAAAGAGGAGCCGGAATCTCCCAACAGCGGAAATGTGGGTGCTGTACAGCTGGATGCATTGTTTGCGAAATCCGCTAAGAGAGCTTCAACCGGCAGCTCATCTGCCATAGTGGCCGTGGCGGCAGCCGCGGCAGCAGCCCCTTCAGCCATCCTGCAGGACGCCACTAATGAGGCGGCCAAGTCAGAGTCCCCGCAACTAAGCAGCGCATATCCGCAACAGGTTAATCTCATGACTCCAGATGCCTTTAGTGCCAGCGGAactgcatcagcagcagctgtcTTTGTATCTACTAGCACCACGACTTCCATAGGCACTGATAGCTCTACAGCCAGCAGCGGGCAGGATAGATCCATTGATTCAGCGGTCCTGCAAACCATACGCATGCTGGCTACGGTAACGTCCAAGGCTTCCGAAAACCCCAATGCGGAAGTTCTCCTCAACCTAATGAACAACACCCTAATCGAGGACCGAGAGCAACAAAAGCTGAAGGAAAAGCTTGACGCTCGCAAGAAGTTCATTGCAATTGATCGCAATCCGGAGCGCAATGTGGCTGAGAACTTGGCCAGTGGTAGTTCGAGTCCGAGTCGAGAGGTGCAGGAGATAATGGCCACACAAGACGATGCCGATGCTTACGAAGCAGAGCTAGAGAATTTagacgacgatgatgacgatgaggaAGAAGAGCTGGCAAATTCATCCCCGCTGCCAGAAGCAGTTGACGGAACATGGCCCATCGTCAAGCTGTCATCCCACTCTGCTGAGTTGCAGAATGCGGCTCAGATCATGTCCCAGGCCGTGCAGAACACCAACAATGGCAATGTGCCGCCTACGCTGGGTGGAGGCCACAACAATAACACTAGTGtgggcagcaacagcaacaacaacacggCCACCACTTTAAACACCAGTAACACTAGCAGCAGCAATAATGCGGGCGGAGCGTGCGATGGTTCAAGTGGAACTGGAGAGCTCAATGCCAAAATGGAACTACTCATAG ATCTAGTAAAGGCTCAATccaaacaaattaacaaattggAGAACGAAGTCACCAAGCTTCAAAAACAGCAGGAAGCGGCGGTGTCCTTGCATAGCAAACAAGACACTTCATTGGAGCCTAAAAATCTTAGTCAGCTAGCATATAAAATTGAGATGCAACTGTCCAAGCTAATGGAGCAGTACCTCAAGCGATACGAAAACGAGCATAAGAAGAAACTGACGGAATTCTTGGCGGCGCG TGACAGTCAAAACCGAGAGCTTCGTGAATCTGTGCTTCAGGTACTTAATCAGTATGTCATGAACCACTTTACGGACATCATTGGCAACGTTCTGAACATGGAACTGCAGCGCCAACTGCTTCCTCGCGTGAATGCCAAGATGGACCAGCTCCAAGCCCAGATGCAAGTGGAGATTGTGCAGAAGTTGAGTGTGTTTGACAAAACGGTAAAGGAGAATATTGCCCAGGTGTGCAAGAGCAAG CAATTTCTGGACACTTTTGGCAAGTCCGTGCTGATTGGTGTCCAAACCAGCCTGCAAACCGCCTTCATTGAATCCATGAGCAGCACCTTGATTCCAGCTTATGAGAAGTCCTCGCAGAACATGTTTAAGCAACTGCATGACGCTTTCAGTGTGGGCATAAAAGACT TTATGGTCCAGTTCAACACCTACCTGCAGCACATGCCACAGCCCCAAGCCGGGGGTGGCAATACCGAGGAGATTAATAACAAGTTATCCATGCTTAAGCAGTTGGTCGAAAGCAGCCTGCATAAGCACCGCACTGAACTCACGGATGCCATGCTTGAGACACAAAGAGAAGTGAAGAGCTTAGAGATATTGCTGGCGCGTCAGGTCCAGGAAACGATCAGAGCAGAGCTACGTAAGCACATGGAAGCCCAGAATATGGCCATGCGTTCGCAGGCTGCTACACCCGCACCACCTTACGACCTCAGGGACAGCATTAAGCAGCTTTTGCTGGCTGGACAAATCAACAAGGCCTTCCATCAGGCTCTACTGGCCAACGACTTGGGCCTAGTAGAGTTCACTCTTCGGCACACGGACAGCAACCAGGCATTCGCACCAGAGGGATGCAGACTGGAACAAAAGGTTCTATTGTCGCTCATTCAGCAAATATCCGCTGACATGACCAATCATAATGAGCTTAAACAGAG ATATCTCAACGAGGCACTGTTGGCCATCAATATGGCAGATCCCATTACCCGCGAGCACGCACCTAAAGTGCTTACCGAGCTGTATCGTAATTGTCAACAGTTCATCAAAAACAGTCCCAAGAATTCGCAGTTCAGCAATGTGCGTCTGCTGATGAAGGCTATCATAACGTACCGTGATCAGCTGAAATGA